In Brachyhypopomus gauderio isolate BG-103 chromosome 2, BGAUD_0.2, whole genome shotgun sequence, the DNA window TGGAAGTGACAGCCACATTTAGCTACCATGTGGACAGTCTTCATGCGCCCACATCTTCCTCCTATGTGGCCCGAACGTGACCGCCTGGGTTTTATGAGGACCATTAAAGACTATGAGACCAAATTAAACAAGCCCGTTGTCCTTTGGACCAAAAGTGCAGTAGTTTTGGTGTCGTATCTAATCCGGTGACCTCATGCGGCACCCAAAGGGCACATCATCTTGCAAAATGGTGTCTAGTCAGCTACTAGGATCATAATTGGGACCGTTAAAGCTCCATCCCCTAACCACCCTGCCCCCATTTAAAATTGAAAACCTTTATTTCATAAAATGACATTCTAGAGCTTTTACCTGGTCTTTACAAATGTGATACTCTGTTTTGTGGTATGCCCTAGTCATCATGCCAGTTATATCTTTATATCATTACTCCTCTTGTCCTAGTCAAGGACATTATTTCTGAATAGATTAGGGTACATTTCTGAGCACTTTCAATGTACTTTAACCCTTAGGTGGTGTTACAGTGTGAAATCCAGTTTCAAAGCACAAACTAAGATGCATACACACTTGATCTGTCTTGTGTCTCAGGTTCACACTCAGCTGAATTCTGCATGAAAACTATCTTTAGGATACTAATTGTGAAGGACAACCGCATTTAGCTACCGTGTGGACTGTCTTCCTCCATTGTGAGCCGTACGTAACCACGTGGGTTTTATGAGGACCATTAAAGACAGAAAACGAAACAAGCCCATTGTATTTTGAACCAAGACTCACATCCAGACGCTGATTTATTGTCATTCAGACCACGGAGTGCCGTGTCATGTGTCTGTAACCTCAGGAGCGAACGGCTGTCTAGAATGTGAGCCCACTGTACCATCATAATAAATGAGTTAAAACACCAATTGCAGTGTTTTTAGGTGTTGTGATTTCTGACGCCTGTTTGCTGCTGGTTCTCTGCTGATCCTATATACATAAATACAATttgtgcaaaataaaaaaattatataaaataataatttgacaACATCTGAAAACATTTTGACTGGTGTTTAACTCATTTATCATGCCCGTGTGCAGGTGTGCAGTGGGGAATTCGGTGCGATACCGGCgcagagtgttctcccagtgcacGTCGTGATGTGATTCACGGTGGGAAGCTTCGGTTCGGCGGCGCTGGTTCCGATGTTGTGATGTGACGTACCGGAAATGTGACGTCACGGATGACGCTCCCACTTCCATCCTCGCGCAAAACAGAGGAGGAAACACGGCGAGTTATCTGGCACCACAGCTCGATTCTTAAGGGTGTCTCCGCTCCGATCAAGTGTTACGGCCATTATAATGGCCAAGGAAAATATATTTCTGTTCGTCCCCAACCTGATAGGTAAGTTACGCCTTTTTTGTGGCTAAGTAAGGAAAGTTATTGCTTTGGCGTAGCTAGCTACGTTAGACCACGGCTGGTCTTTAGTGCAGTGTTCAGAAATGTGCTCATCACTGTATGAATGACTCTCATTCTACATGTAGAGTTTGAACAGTAATTTAATAACCTACGCAGTTTAACGAGAAAATGTTCCGTTTTGAACCTGGCCGCGCCACAGCCACGGCTGACAGGATGCGAGTCCAACAACATCTTGATATGCTAACAGCTAACATACACTAGGTGGGcaacagtaagacattcatttTAGATCATTTGTTTCGAGTAGTTCCAGAGATATGCACAGAGCCCTCACACCAACCCCACTGAACACCACCTTTGGGATTCACTGGAATGTCTATTGCAAATCAGTCCTTCTTGTCCACAAATGCTCTTTTGACTAATGGGCAGACATTCCCACAAACAGTCTCCAAAATGTGGTGAAAATGCTTCACGTGAGATCCACTCTCGTGGGGGTGGACACGGACGGACGAAATATTAATACCATGGTATGGGATGTACAACATGGTATAATGGTCATAGAGTAGCATATGGTTTGGTCATCTTACAGCAGCTTGTTGGCATCTTCCCACTTTAACTGGCAGCACTAATGATATGGCTTGCTCCCCCTAATCTCTTGTCTCCACTCCTCTTTCCTTTTCTGCACAGGCTATGCCCGAATTATTCTGGCTCTGTTGTCCTTCTATTTAATGCCCTGCTGTCCTGCGCCTGCAGTGTTCTGTTACTTACTAAGTGCACTGTTGGATGCATTTGATGGACACGCAGCTAGAGCCCTTAATCAAGGTAATTATGTTCAAGCTCTTCTAATTTTTAGTAATGTTAATGTAACTTCTCCTCTTAAAtaatttattctctctctctctttctctctctctctacccccctccctccctccctccctcccccaggcACTAAATTTGGTGCAATGCTGGACATGTTAACCGACCGCTGTGCCACCATGTGTCTGTTGGTGAACCTGGCTCTTCTCTACCCTTCCTACACCTTCCTCTTCCAGCTGAGCATGTGTCTGGATGTGGCCAGCCACTGGCTGCACCTCCACAGGTCAGCCACACCTTTCAGAGTGCTTACAGTGCATGCCCTCTTTGCCTGATAATGTGGTTACTTGTAGTGTCATGCTATATGCCAAAGGCTACCTTCGTAACAGTTCAGGACATCAAAGAGTAAATACTATTTCTAGTACTATGCCAGATGCATGATTAAATAATTATTACAAATATACAATATTACAAAAGTGTTCCTCTTTCTTTAGTTCATTGCTTATAAAGCCAACATGAGGGttcattttcatgttttaggGGCTGGTTTTGTACTGGAGATAAATGGGCACATGGCATTTCAGCTGTCTTTCATATTTCACACTCTTCAGTGACGACCCAGCCTGATTACACTTGTCTAGCTGTGTCTCAACTGAAAGCCTTTGATGtctttcctctgtctctccctctgtttgtcTCAGTTCTATGATGAAGGGAGCAACCAGTCACAAGACCATTGACCTTTCTGGCAACCCTATCCTCAGGATCTATTACACCTCCAGGGTAATAGCCACATTCTATAAACCTGTGTTCTTATCTCTAAGTGGTCAGTGTTGTGGCCCAGAAACAAATGTTAACATTCAATAATGTGTTcgacaaatacacacactctgtcttccCACTGTTTTCCCCCCATAGCCGGTGCTTTTTTTCATGTGTATGGGGAACGAGCTGTTTTACTGCCTGCTCTATGTGCTGTACTACATAGAAGAGCCAGAGGGTGAGTATCAGCAATGGCTGTTCTACTGTGTGTCCACCTAGATGCTCACATCCACATCTGGCTCTGTTAGGCTGAGTTCTCTTCCTCTTATTTGTGTTGAATTGATGTGTTTAGTGCCTGTTGCAGTGCCACAGTGATCTCCTTAGAATCCATCATAGACACAAAGGTCAGTGTaaactcactgtgtgtgtgtgtgtgtgtgtgattgtgtttcTGTAGTGTGGCTACAGTGTCTGCTGGGAGTGTGTGGCGTGGTGTGCTTACTGAAGTCGGGCATCAGCGCCCTACACCTCATCACAGCTTCCTGCAACATGGCTGCTATTGATGAGGCTGAtcgtgaaagagagaggagtaaGAACCAGTGAGGAAGAATCAAAGCATCTtaaagggggcggggctaacgAGGAGAAAAGGTGCGAAGACTGGGTTGCTTAGACCATGACGGTTGAAATAGTTTAAAGTTTTGGATATTCTAAAAAGAAACACtgagatttatttattcataCATTATTAGTAATAATGTAATGGAGGAGTACCAGAATgttcattttttaaatctaatATATCTTTCATTTTTGCCACattgttaaatgatgttttgGTTTGCTCAACTCATCCCCTCTGCAGAATTATGGAATTATGTGCATTTGGTATTTACTTTCTTTggggaaattaaattaaatacaattGTGTATCTGTTTACTATATATAGTATtgattttattgttatttttgtcgTAAGGCTTGTATATGACAGTTTAGCCATATGCTGGTATGAATGAGTGGCATTTTCTGAATTGTTTTAAAATTGAATGTACTTGTGACCTCGTAACCcataaaggaaaaaaagaaattccTCTGTGTCATAACTGCACCGTATTAGTGGTTTGGGTTAGAGGGACGCTATAAGCACTCTATTCCTCATCGTGGACGTTTTTTTTGTGCTGTAACATCATATGGCAATAAAAATATTCTTATACAACGAGACGCCTATTGTATAGTATGTTTACCGTATTTACATATTTCCATGTACTTCTCCGGTTCTTAAAAGTGATCACGATACTAACCGGTATTGCTGGTTTAAGTGATAGTGGTTTATCGGTTTGCACTAAGTCTAACATGCCGTGTGATCTATGTTGCGTCTGCGTGTCTTCTGCGTCAGTCTTTACCTTTAAGGACCTGCGACATTTTTTCACCGCCAGTTCTTTTTTTCCACCCGAACGTCCAGCTGTCAACCGCCGCGGATCCGTTGTGTGCCGGGCGGGACGGTTTTTTATGATTTTAGGAAATCCTACACGATGTTTCGTGTGCGTTTATCGTGATTTACTTTTGGCATTTTGCGTCGGCCAAATTCGTGCGTTGGAGGGGGCGAGAGGACGACACTGCTGGAAAACATCGGATGGAGGAGGGGACGAGGACAGAGAGGGGGTGTTCACTCGCACTCCCATCCCTTTAAAACAAGGGGGACACGGCGGTGGGGGAGATAACGGGGCAGAGAAGACgggataaaaaaagaaaaggaagaaagagcgagggtgggagggagagtgttacagaaaaaaaagaaagatgtCATCCTCTCGATTGAAATGCCGAGGCGGAGCCATGGACTACGACCGATGAAGCGCTCGCCAGACAGGAATAAGATTTAACGCAACACCGAGGCTCACACAGCGCCCAGGCCCAGAAGGGGAATCTCAATAAAATAGGTCGCACTTCCCACGCCAAACGTGCCGAGCCACCGCTGAGTACACAGCCAACATCAAACTCATTTTTGAACATTGTATTatgagtatttttttttttgcatgattttttttcacacgGCTGTCTCATTTATAAGCCACCATTCCAGCAAAAACTACATGTGATGTTTTATGTAAAGCATGATAAATATGACTTGTTCAATTTTTAATTTGCGAATGTGGCGATATATTCGCTTAGAAAACTAAGGACTTCGTGGAAGATGTTGATATCAAGATACTTTTtaatttttacatttaatttatCGCGTTTTAATACTAGTTGAATCGTAAGTTACTTTGCGTCATTGAGCGTGTTTTCTTTTATTAAGCACACAGTTTTGATACTATAATCGTTGTTTGTTATCAGTCTCCTTTCGTTTGCGTTATAAAGGACAAATCAGGTGAAACATTTGAGATAATTGACGTAAAGGGACCCAAAAAGGAGATCTTATCCGCGTACTGTAACTCGGACGTAATTGTTCTAAATTATCATAACGACGTCAGTTCCATCATCGCTCCTCAAGATGGACGCAGCTTGGAGCAATTTCCTTTTTCAGGTAAGACACTTCAAATGTGAAGGGTGCTAAAGTTTAAATGGAGAATTTGTCTTTAAATAATTACCATGTTGTGAACTTGAGTACCGTTCTCACGTGAAGGTTTCGACAAAAAGGCGAAGTATGTTCAAATTTGTGGTTTTGCACCTTCCAACTACAGACTCCTCCTTCGCAATCCCAAACGGAGACTGCTCTCCAATCAGATCTTCTGCCAGAGCTCACTGACGCTCCCCCGGACCCTCCCACAGAGCACATAGCCCCACCTCCATCCACAGTGGACACAGCAGCACTCAACGAGGAGCCAgagccaggtgagggagggggcCGTGGAGTGGGACCAGAGGGGAGGAAGGAGCAACAGAGGTCACGGTTTTCTACAGTTTCACAGTTGTCCGATCGCACCGAATAGTTGTATAAATAAACTCTGGTGTTGGAAGTTTTGGTCAGCCGTTGTGATGAGGCGATCCTTATCCAAGATTTTGAAATTCAAAGATAGTCCAATCATTATGCAGCAGCTCTTGGTGGGGGTTTCAGGACAGAGAAAGGCAGTCCAAATGGAGGCACCAGGTCAATGTCTCATGCTAAAACAAACGTTTATGTATGTACTCAGTCATACGCCACTCAATGATGGCCTCTCTCTGgctataaccccccccccctctctctttttcagtTAAGCCTGTCTCTCGGCCTGCCAGGCCTGCTCATATCTGCTCTATATGTAATAAGCAGTTTAAGAACAGTTATAACCTGCGCCGCCACCAGTCTGTTCACACCGGCGTGAAGATGAAAGACAGAGCAGCCCGAGAGAAAGTGGACGGAGGAAAGACGGGTGCGCGAGTGGAGAGGCAgactatccctctctctctcctccacctgtccATTCCTGCTTCGATCCCAACGGCTGCAGACCCCTTGACTCACCCCTCCATCAGCAACCAACAGGTGGAGACGGTCGCCGTGTCTATTACTCCAGCAACTGTTGCCATGACGGTGGCCCAACCTCTTCCTGCGGTGGTGGTTACCGGGACAATGGTACAGGTGAGTTTTGAAGTCCCTCCCCCTTCTACATCTGTGCTTTAGGGTTTTCGCTCTGCCCCCTCTTGCTTGTCTCTGACTTTATTATTTTCATCTACATCTCCTTGTCAATGCCCATAAATATTACAATCAAATGAGAAGAACAAGAAGATAATTTCAACTCCCAAAATCATCATCACCATGATTTAATAACTGACGCGTACCTTTACTAACACTATAGATTCGATTTTGATAGCCAATGATATCTAATGAAACGTACTTAAAGTCAAAaggttatttatttatctgtttatttgtttaattattGGTATATTGTCTTTTTCAAAGCTATCATAACAAAATCTCATAACAAACCCCGAATCTCTTCGGAGTCTTTTCCAGACTGCACCAACCTCCAATGCTACAGAGAACCCAAGCATTCCCGGCCCAATCCAGATCTCAATCCCAATCACAAACCCTCACCCTAATCCTACTCCTAATCCCAACCCAAGCCCAAATCCGGTACGGAAGAACCACGCTTGTGAGGCGTGTGGGAAGGCTTTCCGTGACGTGTATCACCTGAACCGACACCGGCTCTCCCACTCGGACGAGAAGCCGTACTCGTGTCCTATCTGCCAGCAGCGCTTTAAGAGGAAGGACCGGATGAGCTACCACGTCAGATCCCATCAGGGTGGAGTGGAGAAACCGTACGTGTGTCCCCACTGCGCCAAGGGTTTCTCacggtgagacacacacacacacacacacacacacacacacacacacacacctcaggtcTACAGGCAAAATACACTCAAATACATATGGGTATGTTACTTTATACAGTATATAGCTAATCCCTAAATACACTCTAATTTCATGCATGTCAGCATTCATTCAGAAACTCTTCTGAGAAGAGAgaaaacctgttttgtttatcTATGATCTgtaaacacaaatatataaaGTAGCGATCAGGGTGCAGTTGACACTCTCAGTGTTCACCAGTTCTCTTTTGTCTGCAGTAGGAGATTAAATTGCTGTCATTATACTGAAAGCTGGTGAGAGACGCCCTCATTACTAATTTGAGACAGAAAATGGGTCAATGTGACAAGGGAAAGATGACCTCCATGCTGTATTTATCCCCATAACTCACAGTTAGACACAATTTCACTATATATACTCATATATACCCTGACCTACGATGACCTCATTTAGAAGGAATCCATTTTGCCGACGAGTCTAGCCCCGTTGCCCTTGGCTGTGTGGGTTTATTTGAGTACTCGTTTGTGATGCCTGATTGCTTTTAAGCCCTCTCTGTCACTTCCAGGCCTGACCATCTCAACAGTCATGTGCGGCAGGTGCACTCCACGGAGAGGCCCTTCAAGTGTCCGGTAATGTCAACGtcaggactctctctctctctctctctctctttctgcctttCCACCTCTTTGCTCATTCCCTCTCCTTTGACTCTGTCTTTTTCACTTTTTCTCAGCCTATCAACATTTTTCTTGACTGCAGGCTTATTAACCATCTATCCTCCGACTCCTCTGCAGTTTTTTTAGGCAAATAGTCTTTCAGTTCAGGCCAAACTCGTCAGGAGAACCTGCTGCTTTCACCATCTACGTATTCATGTCTTCAAACATGCGTGTTTACTCTCTGTGTGCAGGAATGTGCACATTCAAGCTACACGCGTGTATTTGATTGTTGTTTGTCATATATGTATCATCTGTGCATTTTAAGTGTGAATAACAGAGGTCCAGAATAAGTCAGTGTGTCTAGAGTGTatcgtgtgtgtctgttatcACGCACCCTTCTACTGTTTACAGACATGCGAGTCTGCGTTTGCCACTAAGGATCGGCTACGTGCTCATATGATCAGACACGAAGACAAGGTTCCCTGCCACATTTGTGGCAAGCTGCTCTCTCCTGCATACATCACAGATCACATGAGGGTCCACaaccaatcccagcatcatgTTTGTCACCTGTGTAACCGCAGTGAGTTTCGATTGTGCTTTAATGGTTTGAATAAGAATGAATGTGGCTCTTGCATGTGTTAGCAGCCTATCCCCTTCCCACCTTCTCTAAACATCTATACCCTGAATTCTTTCGTATCATTTCTGAGTACTATTGTTTCCATGTCACTTGTCTCCCTCTTGTTTCTGCCCAGGTTTTACTACACTGACCTACCTACGCGTCCATGCCCAGAAGCACCATGGGCAGGAGTGGAAAGAGAGCAGCGTGGGTCGAGGGTCAGGCCCTGGTGGCGTGCTGTTGTGCCAGCTCTGCGGGGTCCACTGTAAGACCCCCACCCAGCTCCAGGGCCACATGGCCACGCACGCTGCCCAGGCGGATGCCACCGCGCCCACCTCCATCAGCAGCAGTGCTTCTGGGGCCACGGTGGCCACTGCCACCTCAGTCTCCAGCGCTGCAGTCACGGTGGGCCTGCTGGTGACTGACTGCTCCAGCATCGCCCCCCAGAGCCACAGCTAGCCCCAGGCTGCTGGGGCAGGGATGGGGGGGGGCGCCAGGGTTTAGAACttttaaagaaagaaaaggtAATGCCCACAGGTGTGATGAACTGTCCACTTTACATGTTTATATGCGTAAACATTTATTTTGCTTGAATATTTACAAGCTAGGAAAGCAAAAGGCAAAAACCCTTAAAAACACCCTCTAAATACCTGattaatctctctctcctgtaggCTGTTATGGAGgatccaaacaaaaaactcCCCACACCACTTCCCTTCATCCATGACACCTCACAGCTCGCAAACATTCATAAAGAGTGAACAGACTTTAATCGTCGTTGGAGATTTTAAAGCAGGAATCTCAAGAGGTCATCCAATGTTTTCAACTCCTTGCAGACCTCCAGTCAAGACCTGTCGGATCTCTTTAGTCCGACCCGCATTGGTAGAACTGTTTCCTGTTCTATGAAGATCCATTGGACTGCTGTCTTGGATGTTAAACTGTCACCTCAGTCACATCCCAGTAGTGAGATATCCAAGTGACACGAAGGCTGCTAAGTGTTGTCCCAGTTTATTTTAACATGCCTCTAGTGATAATGAATTTAGAATGTTTAAAACTAATTATGATCTTTAGATACCCAAGTGTTTCCCAACCTTAACTGCCTTCAGTATTCGAACAAGATTACTAGAATGAATATTAAATTGTTTGTGTTGTCTGTATTGCAGCACATCTGAGCAGCCTTTGGAGGAGTTTTGCAATTGTGTGTTAGGGAATCAAATACAGTAccatttcctgtaataaattCCAAGAACCTGTAAAAGGTTCGTTCAGAATTAAATGTACAACAAATAATCGTATTGTTTATCATATGTGTGGATATTAAGGGACTATTGTTGAGTATTTTTTAAGAATTATCATCGTTGTTGATTTACCTTAAAATTTTTGACCAAGTATGTGAACATCGTTTGATGTTGCTTACGGAAACTGCATTAATGCTTTATCCTTGACCATGTTTGTGTTGAAGCTTGTTGAACGCCAATATTTGTTGCTGTCACTGTATCAATATATAATTAATCAATGTACGAACAACGAACATGCACCTAATTACACCAACTTTAACAGGAGTATGTTTTCCGTTATTTGCTTAATTGAATGTGGAGACAGGACGACCTATTGTTAGACTGGACAATGAAAGGTAGAGGATAAAAAAGCCACTGGGTCTTGTCACcatgtttgtctttttttttttttgcatgtatAATTTATTCCATGTATGAAAAAAAGATAATGATAGAGAAGGGTTAAATTTCGCCTCTTTCGTTGTTTACACTGGTGGTTTTACCCTCCCCCATTCTCTCCGTATtcatccc includes these proteins:
- the cdipt gene encoding CDP-diacylglycerol--inositol 3-phosphatidyltransferase; translation: MAKENIFLFVPNLIGYARIILALLSFYLMPCCPAPAVFCYLLSALLDAFDGHAARALNQGTKFGAMLDMLTDRCATMCLLVNLALLYPSYTFLFQLSMCLDVASHWLHLHSSMMKGATSHKTIDLSGNPILRIYYTSRPVLFFMCMGNELFYCLLYVLYYIEEPEVWLQCLLGVCGVVCLLKSGISALHLITASCNMAAIDEADRERERSKNQ
- the maza gene encoding vascular endothelial zinc finger 1; amino-acid sequence: MDAAWSNFLFQTPPSQSQTETALQSDLLPELTDAPPDPPTEHIAPPPSTVDTAALNEEPEPVKPVSRPARPAHICSICNKQFKNSYNLRRHQSVHTGVKMKDRAAREKVDGGKTGARVERQTIPLSLLHLSIPASIPTAADPLTHPSISNQQVETVAVSITPATVAMTVAQPLPAVVVTGTMVQTAPTSNATENPSIPGPIQISIPITNPHPNPTPNPNPSPNPVRKNHACEACGKAFRDVYHLNRHRLSHSDEKPYSCPICQQRFKRKDRMSYHVRSHQGGVEKPYVCPHCAKGFSRPDHLNSHVRQVHSTERPFKCPTCESAFATKDRLRAHMIRHEDKVPCHICGKLLSPAYITDHMRVHNQSQHHVCHLCNRSFTTLTYLRVHAQKHHGQEWKESSVGRGSGPGGVLLCQLCGVHCKTPTQLQGHMATHAAQADATAPTSISSSASGATVATATSVSSAAVTVGLLVTDCSSIAPQSHS